The Haladaptatus cibarius D43 genome window below encodes:
- a CDS encoding RAD55 family ATPase, protein MGERLSTGVPVLDRKLEGGLPPGSTVALCAPPASQAELLLSEFTSSRPTLYLTTDRTEESVSAEFRRASDRRTPEVRYIPGDAPLDHARRLFQRLPSDSTLVVDPVDLLEREDPTRYRNFLHDLQSHVRGTDSLAVLHCLDGRSVPDQRDITEHAVDVVFQLHTEISGDRVENRLAVPKFRGGRALPETIKLELTESVAIDTSRDIA, encoded by the coding sequence ATGGGAGAGCGACTTTCGACCGGCGTTCCGGTGCTCGACCGGAAACTTGAGGGAGGACTGCCACCGGGGAGCACCGTCGCTCTCTGTGCGCCCCCCGCGAGCCAAGCCGAACTCCTCCTGTCGGAGTTCACGTCGAGTCGCCCCACGCTCTATCTCACGACCGACCGCACCGAGGAATCCGTGAGCGCGGAGTTTCGGCGCGCATCCGACAGGCGAACGCCCGAAGTTCGCTACATACCCGGCGATGCTCCCTTAGACCACGCCCGGCGACTGTTTCAGCGATTGCCGAGCGACTCGACGCTCGTCGTAGACCCGGTTGACCTGCTCGAACGCGAAGACCCGACCAGATACCGGAACTTCCTCCACGACTTGCAGAGTCACGTTCGCGGCACCGACAGCCTCGCCGTACTCCACTGTCTCGACGGCCGGAGCGTCCCCGACCAACGCGATATCACGGAACACGCCGTCGATGTGGTGTTCCAACTGCACACTGAGATTTCGGGCGACCGAGTGGAAAACCGGTTGGCGGTGCCGAAGTTCCGTGGCGGGCGCGCGCTTCCGGAAACCATCAAACTCGAACTCACCGAATCGGTCGCTATCGACACCAGCCGGGATATTGCCTAA
- the aglJ gene encoding S-layer glycoprotein N-glycosyltransferase AglJ has protein sequence MPDSEDVCVLIPTLNEAETIGDVIQGFQEQGFSNVLVVDGNSDDETQEIARNRDARVIAQSGVGKGQAVREGIENVETEYVLMLDGDGTYKPEDADVMLEPLDDGYEHVIGNRFADMENGSMTKLNRFGNRIINQAFSVIHGRDFGDILSGYRAFSRKSAERAYLTSDGFGVETELAVECVKHSVPTTVVPITYEERPDESETNLHPIWDGGDIIMTLYQLAKTNNPLFYFGSVGFFSILVGLLVGGYVGFEWFLATPRRSHEVLAVVSGVAIIFGVQLLMFGVLSDMIVTLHREQMRRMDERR, from the coding sequence ATGCCCGACTCCGAGGACGTGTGCGTACTCATCCCAACGCTGAACGAAGCCGAAACTATCGGTGACGTTATCCAGGGGTTTCAGGAGCAGGGCTTTTCGAACGTTCTCGTGGTAGACGGCAATTCGGACGACGAGACGCAGGAAATCGCACGAAATCGCGATGCTCGCGTCATCGCACAGTCCGGAGTCGGAAAGGGCCAAGCGGTTCGTGAAGGCATCGAGAACGTCGAAACCGAATACGTCCTGATGCTAGACGGCGACGGCACGTACAAACCGGAAGACGCAGACGTAATGCTCGAACCGCTGGACGACGGCTACGAACACGTCATCGGGAACCGATTCGCCGACATGGAAAACGGGTCGATGACCAAACTGAACCGGTTCGGCAACCGAATCATCAATCAGGCGTTTTCGGTCATCCACGGCCGGGATTTCGGCGACATTCTCAGCGGCTATCGGGCGTTTTCCCGAAAGTCCGCGGAGCGCGCCTATCTCACGTCCGACGGATTCGGCGTCGAAACCGAACTGGCGGTCGAATGCGTGAAACACAGCGTTCCGACGACGGTCGTACCGATTACCTACGAAGAGCGCCCCGACGAGTCGGAGACGAATCTCCACCCGATTTGGGATGGCGGGGACATCATCATGACGCTCTACCAGTTGGCCAAAACCAACAACCCGCTCTTTTATTTCGGAAGCGTCGGATTTTTCTCCATCCTCGTCGGCCTGCTCGTCGGCGGCTACGTTGGATTCGAATGGTTCCTCGCCACACCTCGACGGAGCCACGAAGTCCTCGCCGTCGTCTCCGGAGTCGCCATCATCTTCGGCGTACAACTGCTTATGTTCGGCGTCCTCTCGGATATGATCGTCACGCTTCATCGAGAACAGATGCGGCGGATGGACGAACGGCGATAA
- a CDS encoding glycosyltransferase produces the protein MNRLAKAAAVVVAVAAIPYLAFLGLYGLIRPDGSPAKKREAEPSVSIVLPTYNESDIIEKKLDDLLELDYPMEKVELVVVDSSDDETPDLIREYLGDYKHPELTLIEEEERRGLAPALNDAYAAAKHEMVVKTDCDSFVANDALRVAAANLADPGIAAVTGQNAEVLGGSEVEEGYRGVQAHVQTLESHLDSTLIFHGPFSAFENDAIVPLDPNSLADDTELALKIRRNGKRVVFDPDIRYSEASHSDFKKRRLQKDRRGMGLIRLLFQHRDALGKHGNYGGFVLPFNWWFMIVSPWLVALGIGLLTGAVLVAAGPFGLVVPSALAVFVRLGGNDQLGPLQPLYAIFDAQVSLFRASLELLRGEGDGTWEIDEELREAFE, from the coding sequence ATGAACCGGCTTGCGAAGGCTGCCGCGGTCGTCGTCGCGGTCGCTGCAATCCCTTATCTCGCATTTCTCGGCCTATACGGACTCATTCGTCCCGATGGCTCGCCCGCAAAAAAGCGGGAGGCAGAGCCGAGCGTGAGCATCGTCCTCCCGACGTACAACGAATCGGACATCATCGAGAAAAAACTGGACGACCTCCTCGAACTGGACTACCCCATGGAGAAAGTCGAACTCGTCGTCGTCGATTCGAGCGACGACGAGACGCCCGACCTGATTCGGGAGTATCTCGGCGACTACAAACATCCCGAACTGACCCTCATCGAAGAGGAAGAGCGCCGTGGCCTCGCCCCGGCGCTCAACGACGCCTACGCCGCCGCAAAACACGAGATGGTCGTGAAAACCGACTGCGACTCGTTCGTCGCAAACGACGCGCTTCGCGTTGCCGCGGCGAATCTCGCTGACCCCGGAATTGCGGCGGTTACCGGACAGAACGCAGAGGTTCTCGGTGGAAGCGAAGTCGAAGAAGGCTATCGCGGCGTGCAGGCACACGTCCAAACGCTCGAATCACATCTCGATTCGACGCTCATCTTCCACGGGCCGTTCTCCGCGTTCGAAAACGACGCTATCGTTCCCCTCGACCCGAACTCGCTCGCGGACGACACCGAACTCGCGCTGAAGATTCGCCGAAACGGAAAGCGCGTCGTCTTCGACCCGGACATCCGATACAGCGAGGCCTCACACTCCGATTTCAAAAAGCGACGATTGCAGAAAGACCGGCGCGGAATGGGTCTAATTCGGCTGCTGTTCCAGCACCGTGACGCTCTCGGCAAGCACGGCAACTACGGCGGATTCGTGCTTCCGTTCAACTGGTGGTTCATGATAGTTTCACCGTGGTTGGTCGCGTTGGGGATTGGCTTGCTGACTGGTGCCGTGCTGGTTGCGGCAGGCCCGTTCGGGTTAGTCGTCCCCAGCGCGCTCGCGGTTTTCGTTCGACTGGGTGGAAACGATCAACTCGGCCCACTGCAACCACTGTACGCGATTTTCGACGCGCAGGTGTCGCTGTTCCGCGCGAGTTTGGAACTGTTGCGTGGAGAGGGTGATGGAACGTGGGAAATTGATGAGGAACTGCGGGAGGCGTTCGAATGA
- a CDS encoding glycosyltransferase produces the protein MSDIDSTSQDSKSDASPSVAILHDRFPQIGGGEKFAIEAARTLNAPIYTMYVYPGTEIPDDVRVIPIKQEKYARGLSKHLLAWKNEGSNPFETLSVAIDMTDAHPDLTQYDVVLESAPLSKHYVPTVDQTIIHYPHSPPRWLYDLYRDRMESFDYPGVRFALKTYAKWWRALDKEANDFVDTFVANSELIRDRIQRYYHRDAKVVYPPVTGDWRNEGDDGYFVTWSRLAPEKRMPLLAEAFTELDERLVIAGDGAEREKLERIARGHDNIEVRGFVEDIESLVARSTGVVYAPVQEDFGLVGAEALMAGKPLLGVNEGFTKYQVEEGVTGELFESTVESIQETVQAFDPSNYDSDTIQERAERYSYESFQSGLWNAVCQTDEED, from the coding sequence ATGAGCGACATTGATTCGACTTCGCAGGATTCCAAGTCCGATGCTTCGCCTTCTGTCGCTATTCTTCATGACCGTTTTCCGCAAATCGGTGGCGGTGAGAAGTTCGCCATTGAGGCGGCTCGAACACTGAATGCTCCAATCTATACGATGTATGTGTACCCAGGCACGGAGATTCCGGACGACGTGCGTGTCATTCCTATCAAGCAAGAAAAGTATGCACGTGGTCTGTCGAAACATCTCCTCGCATGGAAAAACGAGGGGTCGAACCCATTTGAAACGCTTTCTGTTGCGATTGACATGACCGACGCGCATCCCGACCTCACACAGTACGACGTGGTTTTGGAGAGTGCGCCCCTGTCTAAACACTACGTTCCGACGGTTGACCAGACGATCATCCACTATCCACACAGTCCACCGCGATGGCTGTACGACCTCTATCGTGACCGGATGGAATCATTCGACTATCCCGGCGTTCGGTTCGCGCTGAAGACCTACGCGAAGTGGTGGCGCGCGTTGGACAAGGAAGCGAACGACTTCGTCGATACGTTCGTTGCGAACAGCGAACTCATCCGTGACCGGATTCAGCGGTACTATCACCGGGACGCAAAAGTCGTCTATCCACCCGTAACTGGAGATTGGCGCAACGAAGGCGACGATGGATACTTTGTCACGTGGTCACGACTCGCGCCCGAAAAAAGAATGCCGCTCCTTGCAGAGGCGTTTACCGAACTGGACGAGCGACTCGTCATTGCGGGTGACGGGGCGGAGAGGGAGAAACTGGAACGCATCGCACGCGGTCACGACAATATCGAAGTCCGAGGATTCGTCGAGGACATCGAATCGCTCGTCGCTCGTTCGACCGGTGTGGTTTACGCACCAGTACAGGAAGATTTCGGACTCGTTGGTGCGGAGGCACTGATGGCCGGAAAGCCGCTCCTTGGTGTGAACGAGGGTTTCACGAAATATCAGGTCGAAGAAGGCGTCACTGGCGAACTGTTCGAATCGACGGTGGAGTCGATTCAAGAAACCGTTCAAGCGTTCGACCCGTCGAACTACGATAGCGACACGATTCAGGAACGGGCTGAACGATACAGCTACGAATCGTTCCAGAGCGGACTGTGGAACGCCGTCTGTCAAACGGACGAGGAGGACTAA
- a CDS encoding glycosyltransferase family 2 protein — protein MAIERPITATDPRVSVVVPTIPDNSHAEVVKCLESQTFDSFEVLVVNDATLDICEARNAGIEAANATVVALTDDDCRPDLGWLSAVAHEFDTQPDLACLEGRVDGGRTYNGKRKYVGCNLSFDRDAALAVGGFDSEYAGWRDDTEFGWRMERDADGECRYSDDVRMTHPEQPRATIDKTLEARLKAAYPNRYERVIVPDTTIGRLNDWLWRNGVWDFVDTIRYGRHQ, from the coding sequence ATGGCGATAGAGCGTCCGATCACTGCGACCGACCCGCGGGTTTCGGTGGTCGTTCCGACGATTCCCGACAACAGCCACGCCGAAGTCGTCAAGTGTCTCGAATCCCAGACCTTCGATTCGTTCGAAGTACTGGTCGTGAACGATGCAACCCTCGATATCTGTGAAGCGAGAAACGCCGGAATCGAGGCCGCGAACGCGACAGTTGTCGCCCTCACGGACGACGACTGCCGCCCGGATTTGGGGTGGCTCTCCGCCGTCGCACACGAGTTCGATACGCAACCCGACCTCGCCTGTCTAGAAGGCAGAGTAGACGGCGGCCGAACCTATAATGGAAAACGTAAGTACGTCGGCTGTAACCTCTCTTTCGACCGAGACGCGGCGCTAGCTGTTGGAGGGTTCGACAGTGAGTACGCCGGCTGGCGCGACGACACCGAATTTGGTTGGCGGATGGAACGGGACGCCGACGGCGAGTGTCGGTACAGCGATGACGTCCGGATGACGCATCCCGAACAGCCGCGGGCGACCATCGACAAGACACTGGAGGCGCGACTAAAAGCCGCGTATCCGAACCGATACGAACGCGTTATCGTACCGGATACGACGATAGGCCGATTGAACGACTGGCTGTGGCGGAACGGTGTCTGGGACTTCGTAGACACTATTCGCTACGGGAGACACCAATGA
- a CDS encoding sulfatase-like hydrolase/transferase, with translation MTNVALVVLDTLRKDAFDKHFDWLPGRRYENAWSTSHWTAPAHASLFTGKYASEVGIYTNSQRFDCEESLLAEQFADAGYTTRAFSANPNISPAFDAHRGFQQFDGEFRLEELGEEMFDWETFIAGSKDMGSERFAIALKRCLFGDYETIPSLKHGAKLKLRDMGFGKTDVSDGGERAISLVQKTDFGNREFFFANLMEAHAPYHPPEPFKTVEVDVDTIPATVGSPDAEPSDIQQAYDDSARYLSHVYEQLFEELRADFDVIVTVSDHGELLGEHGNWGHMFGLYPELTNVPLSIYTADGASGESNVAVNLCDVHRTLVECIDVESNRRGRNLLGELDGEEFLTEFHGLRKANYRGLRNEGLEDADRVNENRNGLVSGDYYGYETVDGWSECGPKPFANPKQRLAELVADCDHRQVEDEEYDLDDDIVSRLEDLGYV, from the coding sequence ATGACCAACGTCGCACTCGTCGTGCTAGACACGCTCCGGAAAGATGCGTTCGACAAGCATTTCGACTGGCTTCCGGGACGCCGGTATGAGAACGCGTGGAGTACGAGCCACTGGACGGCACCAGCTCACGCCTCGCTGTTCACCGGCAAGTACGCGAGCGAAGTCGGCATTTACACCAACTCACAGCGATTCGACTGTGAGGAATCCTTGCTTGCCGAACAGTTCGCAGACGCGGGATACACCACGCGAGCGTTCAGCGCAAACCCGAACATCTCGCCCGCGTTCGACGCTCACCGGGGATTCCAGCAGTTCGACGGGGAGTTCCGTCTCGAAGAGTTGGGTGAAGAGATGTTCGACTGGGAAACGTTCATCGCAGGGTCCAAAGACATGGGATCGGAACGGTTCGCTATCGCGCTGAAACGGTGTCTTTTCGGCGATTACGAGACGATTCCGTCGTTGAAGCACGGCGCGAAATTGAAGCTCCGCGATATGGGTTTCGGGAAGACGGACGTCTCCGACGGTGGCGAACGCGCGATTTCCCTTGTTCAAAAAACTGATTTCGGTAATCGAGAGTTCTTCTTTGCGAACCTCATGGAAGCACACGCACCCTACCATCCACCAGAACCGTTCAAAACGGTCGAGGTAGACGTGGATACTATCCCCGCAACGGTAGGGAGTCCGGACGCTGAGCCGTCTGACATCCAGCAAGCGTACGATGACAGCGCGCGGTATCTCTCGCACGTGTACGAGCAACTATTCGAAGAACTTCGAGCGGATTTCGACGTCATCGTCACCGTCAGCGACCACGGTGAACTGCTCGGTGAACACGGCAATTGGGGGCATATGTTCGGCCTGTATCCCGAGCTCACGAACGTTCCGCTGTCGATATATACTGCAGACGGGGCGAGCGGCGAGAGCAATGTAGCCGTGAATCTCTGCGATGTTCATCGAACGTTGGTGGAATGTATCGATGTCGAGTCGAACAGACGCGGACGGAACCTGCTCGGGGAACTCGATGGTGAGGAGTTCTTGACTGAGTTCCACGGACTACGCAAAGCAAACTATCGCGGACTGCGAAACGAAGGATTAGAGGACGCAGATAGAGTGAACGAGAACCGAAACGGGCTTGTTTCCGGCGACTACTACGGATACGAGACGGTGGATGGCTGGAGCGAATGCGGGCCGAAACCCTTTGCGAATCCGAAACAGCGTCTCGCCGAACTCGTCGCGGACTGCGACCATCGGCAGGTCGAAGACGAAGAGTACGACTTGGACGATGACATCGTGTCCCGACTGGAAGACCTCGGATACGTTTAG
- a CDS encoding sulfatase-like hydrolase/transferase produces MTNVALIVLDTLRKDYFDKHFDWLSGTRFENAWSTSHWTASAHASMFTGKYPSELPVNKKNEFFPATEPSLIEQLAKNGYRTRGFTSNIYMSSNFNFDKGFDELEVSWRVKQIPNEDTFNWGAFISKHQDDGPSRYVKALYQCLTDDSDTVPSLKYGAKMKLNDLGVISHEDEGSKRALEYVRKSNFDADGEFLFLNLMEAHAPYDPPEEYKTVERPEINKRRPSLTGGYDDPEWPRTAYDDAVRYQSDMYEKIFRAVREDFDVVITVADHGEMLGEDGAWLHWLGIRPEVSHVPLCISGDVDIPDPESVASLVDVHATVADIANLDVSSPRGASLLRSTNRDARLVEYRGLAQRRREVVEKVGGDPDEYDRDCYGIAEKKYHYETLDGFVGDKEWQQKLSELVESFDFEAASSDGVSDSVVEHLEDLGYA; encoded by the coding sequence ATGACGAACGTTGCACTCATTGTACTCGATACCCTTCGCAAGGATTACTTCGACAAACACTTCGATTGGCTCTCCGGTACCCGGTTCGAGAACGCATGGAGTACAAGTCACTGGACGGCGTCGGCGCACGCTTCGATGTTCACCGGGAAGTACCCAAGCGAACTGCCCGTAAACAAGAAGAACGAGTTTTTCCCGGCGACTGAACCGTCCCTCATCGAACAGTTGGCCAAGAACGGCTATCGGACGCGAGGGTTCACGTCGAACATCTACATGTCCTCAAACTTCAACTTCGACAAAGGGTTCGACGAACTCGAAGTGTCGTGGCGCGTCAAACAAATCCCGAACGAAGACACGTTCAATTGGGGGGCGTTCATCTCGAAACATCAGGACGACGGGCCGTCACGGTACGTCAAAGCACTCTATCAGTGTCTCACTGACGATTCCGACACGGTTCCGTCGTTGAAGTACGGGGCCAAGATGAAACTGAACGACCTCGGCGTCATTTCGCACGAAGACGAAGGGAGCAAACGGGCGTTGGAGTACGTCCGGAAGTCGAACTTCGACGCGGACGGGGAGTTTCTCTTCTTGAATCTCATGGAAGCGCACGCCCCCTACGACCCTCCGGAGGAGTACAAAACAGTCGAGCGACCCGAAATAAACAAACGGCGGCCGTCGCTGACCGGCGGCTACGACGACCCGGAGTGGCCGCGCACCGCATACGATGACGCCGTCCGATACCAGTCGGACATGTACGAAAAGATATTCCGAGCGGTTCGGGAAGACTTCGACGTGGTCATCACCGTCGCGGACCACGGCGAGATGCTCGGCGAGGACGGCGCGTGGCTGCACTGGCTTGGGATTCGTCCGGAAGTGAGCCACGTCCCACTTTGCATCTCCGGTGACGTTGACATTCCGGACCCCGAGAGCGTTGCCAGCCTCGTGGATGTTCACGCGACAGTCGCGGACATCGCAAACCTCGACGTGTCGAGTCCGCGAGGAGCCTCTTTGCTCCGGTCTACGAACCGCGACGCGAGGCTAGTCGAATATCGAGGGCTGGCACAGCGTCGGCGAGAGGTCGTCGAGAAGGTCGGTGGCGACCCGGACGAATACGACCGAGATTGCTATGGAATTGCTGAAAAAAAGTACCATTACGAGACGCTCGATGGGTTCGTCGGCGACAAGGAGTGGCAACAAAAACTCTCGGAACTGGTCGAGTCGTTCGACTTCGAAGCGGCCTCGTCGGACGGCGTCTCGGATTCGGTGGTCGAACATTTAGAAGACCTCGGTTATGCCTAA
- a CDS encoding oligosaccharide flippase family protein: MTEATDVSLGGETGKAAIAKFAMAAVGFVASIFFARELGPGAFGGYYLLFGLVKFADRPLMGWATASKKRFADDETKRREIVGLQFLFNAAWILLAAVTALLLASNIRSYSGLAIGPLLFVILLVSESNYEAFDRILTARGQVGLATWADALRSYLTLPLQALFVFALAGYGADGMVYGLAGATVLTFPIVFYFIKTKPAIPSLDTLASVAQYARYSIPTDLFMNLYSRLDMILLGILLVPATAANYQVAAQLTVPATFVASLAGSGLMPRVSRLWTEGKAVGQEVTNAIAFSSVFAVPILFGALAIPNALVVTVYGSEYALGASLIASIAAYQFLATQTTPLIQTLNGIDRPDVNMRASGIALSVNIVLGVILTLQFGPIGVVISSLVAESLIYVFTAYVVKRQVPSVELVPRPLCVQVSTGVIMFLVVSAVSRVVVVQSWFDLGILLTVGATTYVGVLLVVSPAIRTTVGSVLDGSRLETYIPRRFLNW; the protein is encoded by the coding sequence ATGACCGAAGCGACTGATGTGAGCCTTGGTGGCGAGACGGGGAAGGCGGCAATTGCCAAGTTTGCAATGGCCGCGGTCGGGTTCGTCGCTAGTATCTTTTTTGCTCGGGAACTCGGTCCGGGAGCGTTCGGTGGATACTACCTGCTGTTCGGTTTGGTGAAATTCGCAGACCGGCCGCTGATGGGGTGGGCGACAGCGAGCAAAAAACGATTTGCTGATGACGAGACCAAGCGACGAGAAATCGTCGGTTTGCAATTCCTCTTCAACGCAGCCTGGATTCTCCTCGCCGCAGTCACAGCGTTGTTGTTGGCCAGCAACATTCGGTCGTATAGCGGCCTCGCTATCGGACCGCTACTGTTCGTAATCTTGCTCGTATCCGAGTCGAACTACGAAGCGTTCGATCGCATCCTCACGGCGAGGGGGCAGGTCGGACTCGCAACGTGGGCTGATGCACTCCGGTCGTATCTGACACTTCCGTTACAGGCACTTTTCGTGTTCGCTCTCGCGGGCTACGGCGCGGACGGGATGGTCTACGGTCTTGCAGGTGCGACAGTACTGACGTTTCCCATCGTTTTCTACTTCATCAAGACGAAACCAGCGATACCGTCGCTCGATACGCTCGCTAGTGTCGCTCAGTACGCCCGGTATAGCATCCCAACTGACCTCTTCATGAATCTGTACAGTCGTCTCGACATGATTTTGCTCGGCATACTGTTGGTACCGGCGACGGCGGCGAACTATCAGGTCGCGGCCCAGTTGACGGTTCCGGCGACGTTCGTTGCATCGCTGGCTGGAAGTGGTCTGATGCCCCGGGTGAGTCGGCTTTGGACCGAGGGGAAGGCGGTCGGTCAGGAGGTGACGAACGCGATTGCGTTTTCGAGCGTGTTCGCGGTTCCTATCCTGTTCGGTGCCTTGGCGATTCCGAACGCGCTCGTTGTGACGGTGTACGGATCGGAGTACGCCCTCGGAGCATCACTCATCGCTAGCATAGCGGCGTACCAGTTTCTCGCGACGCAGACGACGCCGTTGATTCAAACGCTCAACGGTATCGATAGACCGGACGTGAACATGCGCGCGTCCGGTATCGCACTCTCGGTCAACATCGTTCTCGGAGTGATTCTTACGCTCCAGTTCGGCCCGATTGGGGTCGTTATTTCCTCGCTCGTCGCGGAGAGCCTCATCTACGTGTTCACCGCGTACGTCGTGAAGCGACAGGTTCCATCAGTGGAACTGGTTCCGCGTCCACTGTGCGTACAGGTGAGTACCGGTGTGATAATGTTTCTCGTCGTCTCTGCAGTTAGTCGTGTCGTAGTCGTTCAGTCGTGGTTCGACCTCGGAATACTGCTCACAGTCGGTGCGACAACGTACGTAGGTGTATTGCTAGTCGTGAGTCCAGCGATTCGGACTACTGTTGGCAGTGTTTTGGATGGCTCTCGACTCGAAACATACATCCCGAGACGCTTCTTAAATTGGTAA